From the genome of Maribacter algicola, one region includes:
- the dnaK gene encoding molecular chaperone DnaK, whose protein sequence is MSKIIGIDLGTTNSCVSVMEGNEPVVIPNAEGKRTTPSVIAFVDGGEIKVGDPAKRQAVTNPHKTIYSIKRFMGNKFSESEKEAKRVPYKVTKGDNDTPRVDIDGRLYTPQELSAMILQKMKKTAEDYLGQDVTRAVITVPAYFNDSQRQATKEAGEIAGLTVERIINEPTAASLAYGLDKKDTDQKIVVFDFGGGTHDVSILELGDGVFEVLATDGDTHLGGDDVDQKIIDWLAEEFKAEEGLDLRDDSMALQRLREAAEKAKIELSSSSQTEINLPYVTATATGPKHLVRTLTRSKFEQLIADLVKRTIEPCEKALKSAGLSKSDIDEIILVGGSTRIPAVQEAVEKFFGKKPSKGVNPDEVVAIGAAIQGGVLTGDVKDVLLLDVTPLSLGIETMGSVMTKLIEANTTIPTKKSQVFSTAADNQPSVEIHVLQGERPMAADNKTIGKFHLDGIPPAPRGTPQIEVTFDIDANGIIKVSATDKATGKSQDIRIEASSGLTEEEIKKMKAEAEANAESDKKAKEKADKLNEADGMIFQTEKQLSEFGDKLSDDKKKPIEDALAELKTAYESKDLALITPALDKINEAWKVASEEMYKAQAEAQQAGGNAAQGEPTADGGNASEGDNVEDVDFEEVK, encoded by the coding sequence ATGAGTAAAATTATTGGAATAGATTTGGGTACTACCAACTCCTGTGTCTCCGTGATGGAAGGGAATGAGCCGGTAGTAATTCCAAACGCAGAAGGTAAAAGAACAACGCCGTCCGTTATTGCTTTTGTGGATGGTGGTGAAATTAAGGTTGGTGACCCTGCAAAAAGACAGGCTGTAACCAATCCACATAAAACTATTTACTCCATAAAGCGATTTATGGGGAACAAATTTTCCGAGTCGGAAAAGGAGGCAAAAAGGGTTCCTTATAAAGTAACGAAAGGCGATAACGATACGCCTAGGGTCGATATCGATGGAAGATTGTATACTCCGCAGGAACTATCTGCCATGATTCTTCAAAAAATGAAGAAGACCGCTGAGGATTATTTGGGTCAGGACGTTACCCGTGCCGTGATTACCGTTCCGGCCTACTTTAACGATTCACAGAGACAGGCTACCAAAGAAGCTGGCGAAATTGCCGGACTTACCGTTGAGCGAATCATTAACGAACCCACGGCCGCCTCTTTGGCCTATGGTTTGGATAAGAAGGATACTGATCAGAAAATTGTCGTATTTGACTTTGGTGGTGGTACGCACGACGTATCCATTCTAGAATTGGGAGACGGCGTCTTTGAAGTATTGGCTACCGATGGTGATACCCACTTGGGGGGTGATGATGTGGACCAAAAGATAATCGATTGGTTGGCCGAAGAGTTCAAGGCAGAAGAAGGATTGGATCTTCGTGACGATTCCATGGCCCTGCAAAGATTGCGTGAGGCGGCGGAGAAAGCGAAAATCGAATTGTCCTCTTCATCACAAACAGAAATCAACTTGCCATACGTAACCGCAACGGCCACAGGTCCTAAACACTTGGTGCGGACGTTGACGAGGTCTAAATTTGAGCAGTTGATTGCTGATTTGGTAAAAAGGACCATAGAGCCTTGTGAAAAAGCATTGAAGTCTGCCGGACTTTCCAAAAGTGATATTGATGAGATTATTTTGGTAGGTGGTTCCACAAGGATACCAGCGGTACAGGAAGCCGTTGAGAAATTCTTTGGCAAGAAACCTTCAAAGGGTGTAAACCCTGATGAGGTTGTGGCCATCGGCGCCGCGATTCAAGGTGGTGTATTGACAGGGGATGTAAAAGATGTACTTTTGTTGGATGTAACGCCTTTATCTCTTGGGATTGAGACCATGGGTAGCGTAATGACAAAATTGATCGAGGCGAACACCACGATTCCTACAAAGAAATCCCAGGTGTTTTCTACGGCAGCTGATAACCAGCCATCGGTTGAAATTCATGTGCTTCAAGGGGAAAGACCCATGGCAGCCGACAATAAAACAATTGGTAAGTTTCATTTGGACGGTATCCCACCTGCACCAAGGGGAACACCTCAAATCGAAGTAACGTTTGATATTGATGCCAACGGTATTATCAAAGTTTCTGCAACCGATAAGGCCACCGGAAAATCACAGGACATTCGAATTGAAGCTTCTTCAGGATTGACAGAGGAGGAAATCAAAAAGATGAAAGCCGAAGCCGAGGCGAATGCCGAAAGCGATAAAAAGGCGAAGGAAAAGGCTGATAAACTGAACGAGGCAGATGGAATGATATTCCAAACAGAAAAGCAGCTGTCAGAGTTTGGGGATAAATTGTCCGATGACAAGAAAAAACCAATTGAGGACGCTTTGGCAGAGCTGAAAACTGCGTACGAATCTAAGGACTTGGCACTAATTACCCCAGCGTTGGATAAAATCAACGAAGCTTGGAAGGTTGCTTCTGAGGAGATGTACAAAGCTCAAGCAGAAGCACAACAAGCCGGAGGGAATGCAGCGCAAGGGGAACCTACTGCTGATGGAGGTAATGCATCTGAAGGTGATAACGTTGAGGATGTAGATTTTGAGGAAGTCAAGTAA